GTATTAACTTGTAAAAACGGATGGTATATGAAAAAATGGATTTTGATGTTGATTTGTGTGTTGGGAGTGCAGTCAATGGCGTGGGCGGATAATGACAAGCCGATTCAAATCGGACAGTTGCCTACGAAAGCGCAGACCTTTATTACAACGTATTTCAAGGAGCATAAAGTGGCATTGGCAAAGATGGAGTCCGGATTGTTCTATAAATCGTATGATGTGATTTTTACGAATGGCGAGAAATTGGAGTTCGATAAGTCGGGCGATTGGACGGAAATCCAATGTAAGGCTTCCGAAGTGCCTGTGCAGGCGATACCGGCGGAGATTCGTTCGTATGTGACTTCTACGTATCCCGATGCCAAAATCTTGCAAATCGAACGTGACGGGAAGGAGTATGAAATCAAACTTTCCAATCATTGGGAGATTACGTTTGATTATAAGTTCCGGGTAATTGACATTGATGATTGAAAACACGGCAGCCCGTGTAAACTTAAATGACCGCACGTTTTTATTAATTCGTGCGGTCATTTAAGTTTACACGGGCTGCCGTGTTTTATGAGTTCATGCTCATCAGGAATTCATCGTTGTCTTTCGTTTTTTCCAGATGTTCTTTTACCGAATTCATGGCTTCTATCGGATTCATGTCTGCCAAAAACTTGCGTAAAATCCACATGCGGTCGAGTGTGGTTTTATCAAGCAGCAGGTCGTCGCGGCGCGTGCTGGAAGCCGTAAGGTTTACTGCAGGGAAGATGCGTTTGTTGCTCAGGTTCCGGTCGAGCTGCAATTCCATATTACCTGTACCCTTGAATTCTTCAAAGATTACTTCATCCATTTTTGAGCCGGTATCTATCAATGCTGTAGCGATAATGGTCAGTGAACCTCCTCCTTCTATATTACGTGCGGCACCGAAGAAACGTTTGGGCTTGTGCAGTGCATTGGCGTCTACACCACCCGACAATACTTTGCCCGATGCAGGTGAAACCGTGTTGTATGCACGGGCCAAACGGGTGATGGAGTCAAGGAAGATGACGACATCGTGTCCGCATTCTACCATGCGTTTGGCTTTTTCCAATACAATTCCCGCAATCTTTACGTGACGTTCTGCCGGTTCATCGAAAGTAGAGGCTATGACTTCTGCGTTGACACTGCGTGACATGTCGGTTACTTCTTCCGGACGTTCATCGATAAGCAACATAATCATGTACACTTCCGGATGGTTGGCAGCTATGGCATTGGCAATGTCTTTCATCAAGATTGTTTTACCGGTTTTGGGTTGTGCTACAATTAATGCACGCTGTCCCTTGCCTATAGGAGCGAACAAGTCTACGATGCGTACGGAGAGGTTGTCGTCATATCCTTTGCAAAGTTTGAATTTCTCGTCAGGGAAGAGGGGTGTCAGATGATCGAACGGAACACGGTCGCGTACCAATTCAGGCGGCAGGCCGTTTATCTTTGACACCTTTACCAATGGGAAATATTTTTCGCCTTCTTTAGGCGGTCGGATTGTTCCGTCTACCACGTCTCCGGTTTTTAGTCCGAATAACTTGATTTGTGACTGGGAAACATAAATGTCATCGGGAGATGAAAGATAATTGTAGTCTGAAGAGCGGAGGAATCCGTATCCGTCCGGCATGATTTCCAACACGCCCGAGCCTTTAAGAATGTCATCAAATTCGTAAAGTTTTTCTGCTGGTTTGGCTGTTGCGGCTTCTGGTGCCGCTGCTGTTGCTTGCGGGGTGTCGGCAGACGCTTGTGCGGGTTGGTTGGGTCGTCCGTTAGCTTGGCGGTTATTGTGACGTTGCTGGCGTGATTGATAACGGTTGTTGTTGGATTTGTTGTCTTTGTCAGGAACAATCGGTTGCTCCATTTTTGTCGCTTCAAATTTGCCCAGCAATTCGGTTGGCAATTCAATTTTTTCAGAAGGAAGGTCTTCGATAGCGATAAAGTCATCGCCTTCGTCCATGTTCAATTCTGGTAGTTCAGCATTGTCAGGCATGGCAGGGGAAGCTTCCGTCTGTTCGGGTATTGTGTTCTCTATATCGTTGGAGACTTGCGGTTGTTCTTTTTCTACCGAACTTTTGTTCTTGCTTCCCGGCTTCCTTCCGCGTTTTGGTTTCGGTTTCTCTTCATTTTCTGGAGCAGGAACTGTTTCAGGTTGGTTTTCTGACGTCCCGGTTGCGGCAATCACATTTTCTGTTTTAAATAAAGGTGCCGGTGCGGGTAATGGGGGGGTGCTTGCTTCCAGTTTTTGTGCTTTGTCTTTAGTGGCGGTATATACCTTGTCGCCTTCTTTTTTTACACTGATGCGTGAACGTTTGCGGGGTTGTCCTTCTTTACGTTCTTCATTTGTTTTTCCGGTAGTTGCTTTTTTAGTCGCTCCTACAATAGCTTGTTCGTCTAGAATACGATATACCAGTTCTTCTTTTTGTAAGGTACTGGTTTTTTTCAGACCCAACTCTTTGGCAATCTGTTGCAATTCTGACAAATCTTTGTCGTTCAATTGAATAATGTTATACATAAGTATAGGTTGTAATGAATTGTGTAATATTTGTAAGTGTAAGAGCTTGAATCGTTTATACACACAAACGTTCTTCGGTGCGTATTACACTTGTCAATAATTACGGATTTAAAGATTATTGTTTGATTAGTTTTTGAAGTGAGGTTTACAAAACGTATTGCCTTTTCTCACATATTTGACAGGACAAAAGTACGCATTTTTTTTATATCTTCTATGAATCTCGTTAATTTTTTTTCAAAATGTCCCGCTGATTGCTGGAAAAATGCTAATTTAGCGGTGGATTTTCAAAGTGGGAATTCGATTTATTAATTTAACAGTTGAATACAATGAAGAAAGTGATTTTTACAGAGGAGGCACCTGCTGCTATCGGTCCGTATAGCCAGGCTATTGAAGCGAACGGAATGGTTTTTGTATCGGGACAATTGCCCGTTGATCCTGCTACGGGCGAATTTGCTCCCGGAGGAGTAGCAGAGCAGACCACTCAGTCATTCGAAAATATCAAGAATATTTTGGCAGAGGCTGGCTTGACCACTGCCCATATTGTAAAGACAACGGTTTTCTTGGCTGATATGGCTTTGTTTGCCGATATGAATGCGGTATATGCCAAGTATTTCGACGGAGATTATCCGGCTCGTTCGGCTGTAGCTGTAAAGGCTTTGCCGAAAGGTGCGCTGGTAGAAGTAGAATGCATTGCGGTCCGGTAATTTAAACGATTGTTTATGAACTTTCAACTATCAACGAATAGAACTTATATTTCGCCCGGTTCGTGGTTTGCGTTGACATATCCGTTCGGATGGTGTGAGTCAGAAGACGCTGAAGATAGTTTCTTGTTTTATAATCCGGACAAGTGGGCTGGGAATTTCCGTATTTCTGCTTATCGGGGTGAAAGCCGTGGCTATGCGAAAGAATGCATGGAGGATGAATTGGCACATACCCGTGGAGCAAAGCCGGTTCAGGTAGGAAATTGGAAGTGTGTGTATTGGGCTGAGAGTTTTCAAGAAAACGGGAACTGGTACACGACTCATTTCTGGATTACGGGGCAGGGCGCCGTGTCGGTGGAATGTTCTTTTACAGTGGTTAAAGGAGAAAATATCAAGGTTGCGGAAGAAATTATCGCTTCGCTTCGTGTACGGAGAGATGACGAAAAATCGTGGAAAGCGGTCATACCGGTACGAATACTTGAAATCAATGGAATCAATGAAGCATACGATTGGGCGGTATTAACCATCAAAAAGCAATTGACGAAAGATTTTACCGGATGTGAGGCGGACATCGACCGTATTCAGCAGGTGATGGATAGCGGACGCTTTAAGTCTGAACAGCGTCAGGCATGGGAAAGTTTCGGTATCGCGTTCGGTACGATATTGGTAAATGAAATGGACGGGATGGACTGGGTGACGGTCATTGACGGAAAACAAGAATATCCTGCTTTGCGTTTCGCTGATACCGAAGTAATGGTTTATCCTACAAAGCTTGTGTGGGATGCCGTGCGGAACGGAAAAACCTGTAATTTGAAAGACGAATACTTGCGTATCCGCACTGAAGTAGAGAAAGCGCTTTCTAAATGAAAAATGAAGAATTAAGAATGAAGAATCAACTGACGCATTACACGATTCTTCATTCTTCATTTTTCATTCCTCATTCTTCATTCTTAATTAAAAGTTCTATGGTCTCTTATTTGCAAGTAGAGAATTTGACGAAGTCATTTGGTGACTTGCTTCTGTTTCAGAATATCTCGTTTGGAGTTGCCCAAGGGCAGCGCATCGGGCTGGTAGCGAAAAACGGAAGCGGAAAGACTACCTTATTGAATATATTGGCAGGCAAGGAAGGATATGACGGAGGTCAAATCACTTACCGGCGCGATTTGCGTGTAGGTTATTTGGAACAAAGCCCTGTTTACCCTGAAGAATTGACCGTATTGGAAGCTTGCTTTTCGCATGGAAATGCTGTAGCGGAAGTCATTAAAGAATACGAGCGTTGCATGGCTACGCCGGGCAATCCGGGACTGGACGTGTTACTGGAACAGATGGAACATGAAAAAGCATGGGATTACGAACGTCAGGTGAAACAAATCCTTTCGCAATTGAAAATCCGTGACTTCAACCAGCAAGTCAAACACCTTTCCGGAGGGCAGTTGAAACGTGTCGCTCTTGCCAATGTGTTGATTACCGAGCCGGATTTGCTTATCTTGGACGAGCCGACCAACCATTTGGATTTGGATATGACCGAGTGGCTGGAAGGATACCTGAGCCGTTCTAAGCTCAGTTTGCTGATGGTGACGCACGACCGTTATTTCCTTGACCGTGTATGCGATGAAATCATGGAAATAGATAATTGCCGGCTTTATTCTTATAAAGGCAATTACAGTTATTATTTGGAGAAACGGCAAGAACGCATGGATGCGACCAATGCCGAAATAGCCCGTGCCAATAACTTGTATCGTACCGAATTGGAATGGATGCGCCGGATGCCTCAAGCGCGGGGGCATAAAGCCCGTTATCGGGAAGAAGCGTTCTACGAATTGGAAAAGGTTGCCAAGCAGCGCATGTATGATGCCAACGTGAAGTTGGATGTAAAAGCTTCTTATATCGGCTCGAAGATTTTCGAGGCAGACCATTTGTGCAAGCGTTTCGGCGACCTTACGATATTGGATGATTTTTCGTATATCTTTTCCCGTTACGAAAAAATGGGCATTATCGGCAATAATGGTACCGGTAAGTCCACTTTTATCAAGATTCTGATGGGGTTGGAAAAACCGGATAGCGGAACGCTCGATATCGGCGAAACCGTACGCTTTGGCTATTATTCGCAAGAAGGGCTGAAGTTCGATGAGCAGATGAAGGTGATTGACGTCATCACATCGGTGGCAGAGGTCATTGAAATGGGAAACGGAAAGCGGCTTACTGCTTCTCAGTTTCTGCAACATTTTCTTTTCTCGCCCGAAAAGCAACATAATTATGTGTATAAGTTGAGTGGGGGAGAGCGTCGCCGGCTATATCTGTGTATGGTTCTGATGAAGAACCCTAATTTTCTGGTATTGGACGAGCCGACAAACGACCTTGATATTGTAACCCTGCAAGTGCTGGAAGAATACTTGCAGCATTTTAAGGGGTGTGTAATTGTGGTAAGCCACGACCGCTATTTTATGGATAAGGTGGTCAACCACTTGCTGGTATTCAACGGGCAAGGCGACATTCGTGACTTTCCCGGGAACTATACCGATTACCGTGAATGGAAAGCAGCTAAAGCTGTTCATGAGAAAGAAGCTTCTCCGCAGCCGAAGAGGGAAAAGAAACCTCAGCGTGAGCGTCCCGAAGGCAAACGCCGCATGACATTCAAAGAACGCAAGGAGTTCGAGCAATTGGAGCAAGAGATAGCTGCGCTCGAAGAAGAGAAGAAGTCGATAGAAACAGCGCTTTGCAGTGGTGCGTTAGGGGTTGAAGAATTGACCGAAAAATCGAAACGCCTGCCGGTCTTGAATGAGGAACTCGACGAGAAAACCATGCGTTGGTTGGAATTGAGCGAGATAGAAGGCTGATTGATGAGGTTAAGAGGCATTCAATTTTAACTCCTATTTGGCAGAGAGGATGATCTGATATTGAGTATCGGATTATCCTTTTTTAATTATAGGAGCATTCTCTTCAAATACGTTTGCCAACAGATTAGGGGGGCTGCCTTTAATCTATGTATGGTTGTGGATATAGAAAATCCCCGTAACATCCAAGTGTTACAGGGATTTCCTTATAATATAGTAACTGAAATTACTTGTTCAGAGCCAAAGCCACATTAACGGCGCAAGCTACAGTACATCCTACCATCGGGTTGTTACCGATACCGAGGAAGCCCATCATTTCTACGTGAGCGGGAACTGATGAAGAACCTGCGAACTGAGCGTCTGAGTGCATACGGCCCAATGTGTCGGTCATACCGTAAGAAGCAGGACCTGCAGCCATGTTATCCGGGTGCAGTGTACGACCTGTACCGCCACCTGATGCTACTGAGAAGTAAGGCTTACCGGCAAGCACGCGTTCTTTCTTGTAAGTACCAGCTACCGGGTGTTGGAAGCGGGTCGGGTTGGTAGAGTTACCTGTGATGGATACGTCTACGTTTTCGTGCCACATGATAGCTACACCTTCACGTACGTCGTCAGCACCGTAGCATTTTACTTTTGCACGAGGACCGTCTGAATACGGAGTTTCGTTTACGATGTGCAATTCGCCTGTGAAGTAATCGAACTTAGTCTGAACGTATGTAAAGCCGTTGATACGAGAGATAATCATGGCGGCATCTTTACCCAAACCGTTCAAGATGCAACGCAACGGGTTAGTACGTACTTTGTTTGCCATTTCGGCGATTTTGATAGCACCTTCGGCAGCAGCGAATGATTCGTGACCTGCCAAGAAGGCAAAGCACTGAGTTTCTTCGCGGAGCAGACGGGCTGCCAAGTTTCCGTGGCCCAAACCTACCTTACGGTCATCGGCTACAGAACCCGGAATACAGAACGATTGCAAACCGATACCGATAGCTTCGGCAGCGTCTGCGGCGTTCTTGCAACCTTTCTTCAGTGCGATGGCGCAACCTACAACGTAAGCCCACTTAGCGTTTTCGAAGCAGATACCTTGCGTTTCCTGACAAGTCAGGTATGGGTCGAGGCCTGCTTCTTCACAGATCTTGTTAGCTTCTTCAATGTCTTTGATGCCGTTTTCGTTCAATGCAGCCAAAATCTGCTTCATACGACGGTCTTGACTTTCAAACTGTACTGGTCTAATCATAATCTGTGTCCTCCTATTATTCTTTACGTGGGTCAATATATTTAACTGCGCCTTGTTCGGGTTTGAAGCGTCCGTAAGTGCCTGTAACGGCTTTCAATGCTTCGTTTGCGTCAACACCCTTCTTCACTTGTTCCATGAATTTGCCCATGTGAACGTATTCATAACCGATAACTTGGTTGTCTTTATCCAAAGCCATGCGGGTGATGTAACCTTCGGTCAGTTCGAGGTAACGGGTACCTTTCGCTTTTGTTCCGTACAGTGTACCTACCTGGCTGCGGAGGCCTTTGCCTAAGTCTTCCAAACCTGCACCAATCATCAAACCGCCTTCTGAGAAAGCTGACTGGGTACGGCCGTAAACGATTTGCAGGAACAGTTCACGCATGGCTGTATTGATAGCGTCGCAAACCAAGTCGGTGTTCAAAGCTTCCAGAATAGTCTTGCCCGGCAGGATTTCAGATGCCATAGCAGCTGAGTGAGTCATACCCGAGCAACCGATAGTTTCTACCAGACATTCTTCGATAACGCCTTCCTTAACGTTCAGCGTCAGTTTGCAAGTACCCTGTTGAGGAGCACACCATCCCACACCGTGGGTCAAACCTGAAATGTCTTTGATTTCTTTTGCCTGAATCCATTTCCCTTCTTCAGGAATTGGAGCCGGACCGTGATTGGGTCCTTTTGCGACACAACACATGTGTTCAACTTCGTGTGAATAAGTCATATTCGTTACGTTTTTATTGAGTAATAAAAAATAAGTAGTTTCAATACTTCAGGTTTAAGGGCATTCCCTTAAATCCGCATGCAAAGTTAGTCGTTTTCTTGATTTGTGCAACGGCACACGGCGAACTTTTTGTTACATTTTAATGATATTTTTTACCCTGTCCGCCATTTTGCAATGTCAGCTTGGCAAAATCTTTTTCGTATGTGAAGGGAAAGCTGTATCTTTGCGGCGTGATTTCTATTTATATGTAAATCGAACGCAGAGACGCAAAGACGTGGAGGTTTATTTTTAGAGAAGGCAAAGAACCAGAGGATATTTCTATTGTAAATGAAAAAAAACTTTGCGCTTTTGCGTCTCTGCGTTTAAATGAATAATCAATGGAAGAAGAAAAAAAGATTACAGTAAGCGATGAGGCCTTGCGCCGGGCGGCGGGCGAAGGCATGGACGAGTTCTTGCGGGTATTTACCGACCGCTATCTGGAAGTGACGGGCGGACAGGTCGATGCCGATGCGATGCCTCTGCTTAACGGATGGCAGCATACGCTTTTGGGCTACCGCCTGTTTTGCGAGGAAGTGAACGAAGGCGGCTTCGTGCAGCTCATCCAGAACGGATACGGCCCGTATATTTTCCTCAACCCTTTTGCCAAGGCGATGCGCCTGATGGGGGCAAAGGAATTTTCGAAGCTGGTGTACGAGGCGAAGAAGATATACGACGCGCACCGGGAGGACTTGGAGCAGGAACGCGATGAGGACGAGTTTATGGCGATGTACGAACGGTATGAGGAGTTCGACGACCTCGAAGAGCAGTTCATGGATATGGAAGAGGAGGTGACCGGACAGGTGGCGCGTTATGTAGACGGGCATCTCGAAGATTTCGCCTTGATTGTAAAAGAAGGGGAATAAGCCTCTCCGAAGGTATCTGTTATGCATTTGCAGACACAGATATAATAAAGGAGATGCAGGCATGCGGACACGGGTAAAAACGCATGCGGTTGCGTAAGCCGATGCAACCGCTTGCGTGGGCGGATGCAGCCGCCTGCGTAAGCCAACGCAGGCAGATGCGTTTTCCGTAGTTTCCCAAGTGCGGGCGGAATGCAGGGAATAAGATTTTGTTTGCAAAAGAATGTTAAACCCGATATCCCCGTGCAGTATTTTCAGCATCTTTGCATTCTAACTAAAAATATTAATCAAATTCATTGTAAAATCAATAAAGGAAGAACATGAAAAAATTTAAATTGGGTGTGCTTGCGATGGCACTGGTATCGATGTTAGGGTTTACGTCTTGCTTGGATAGTGGAGAAGTGAGTAATGTGACTGGCATTAATTCTTTTGCAAGAGTTACAAACTATCTGGGACTTTATTCGTTTTCGTTGCCTACAGGGCTTACTTTGACTCCCCTTAATCAGACAGGGCTGGAAAATATAAATAAATATTCTAATTATACGTGGCTGACTGCTACAGCGGATGGAGATACACAAGACTTGGAGAATAGTAAGAATTGGGATATAACGGTATTAGGATATTATTCTGTAAAAGACGGACAAATGGTGGCTCAGTCTCCGGTGGAAGAAAATGCGAATGCACCCGTAAGCGATGTGAATTATAGCTATTTTGGAAATGAAGTTCGTATAATGTTTTTTAACTTGAACGAAATGTTCCTTCCAGTATTTTATCGGATAAGAACTGTTGATAGAGATGATGATGATGAAGTTAATGCTGAATTGGAAGCACATAGTTTTACATTGTATTATAATGCTACAGAAGATTTCCAAAACGGGGCAATGACATTGCATTTGCGTCATTATATTGCAGATTTGCAAGCGGATGATGAATTTATGAGTGATCCGACAATGGGTATTGAGCATTTTGATATATCAGCTCCATTGCAGGCTTATGCTTCAACTATTGGTGGTACTCCTGACCGTATCGTGATTGCATTTGAGCAAAATTCGATTGATGGAAGTTATGATAGCAATAGAGTTTCAGACAATACATTTGAAATTAATTATCAAACGTATGTAGACTATTACAACCAGTATATGGCTAATAACGGATCTGGTTCATCTGAAGAATAATTTATTCTATTTTATTCTAAGTGCATATTATTAAAGCCGGACATCTTTTGTCCGGCTTTATTTTTATATATGTGCGTTTATTCCAATCTTTTTTGTACATTTGCAGTTCGAGTATGAAACAAAAATAAGAGAGTTTTGAATTATAAAGGATTA
The Phocaeicola salanitronis DSM 18170 genome window above contains:
- a CDS encoding GGGtGRT protein, whose protein sequence is MIRPVQFESQDRRMKQILAALNENGIKDIEEANKICEEAGLDPYLTCQETQGICFENAKWAYVVGCAIALKKGCKNAADAAEAIGIGLQSFCIPGSVADDRKVGLGHGNLAARLLREETQCFAFLAGHESFAAAEGAIKIAEMANKVRTNPLRCILNGLGKDAAMIISRINGFTYVQTKFDYFTGELHIVNETPYSDGPRAKVKCYGADDVREGVAIMWHENVDVSITGNSTNPTRFQHPVAGTYKKERVLAGKPYFSVASGGGTGRTLHPDNMAAGPASYGMTDTLGRMHSDAQFAGSSSVPAHVEMMGFLGIGNNPMVGCTVACAVNVALALNK
- a CDS encoding DMP19 family protein yields the protein MEEEKKITVSDEALRRAAGEGMDEFLRVFTDRYLEVTGGQVDADAMPLLNGWQHTLLGYRLFCEEVNEGGFVQLIQNGYGPYIFLNPFAKAMRLMGAKEFSKLVYEAKKIYDAHREDLEQERDEDEFMAMYERYEEFDDLEEQFMDMEEEVTGQVARYVDGHLEDFALIVKEGE
- a CDS encoding PepSY-like domain-containing protein; this encodes MKKWILMLICVLGVQSMAWADNDKPIQIGQLPTKAQTFITTYFKEHKVALAKMESGLFYKSYDVIFTNGEKLEFDKSGDWTEIQCKASEVPVQAIPAEIRSYVTSTYPDAKILQIERDGKEYEIKLSNHWEITFDYKFRVIDIDD
- a CDS encoding DUF3805 domain-containing protein is translated as MNFQLSTNRTYISPGSWFALTYPFGWCESEDAEDSFLFYNPDKWAGNFRISAYRGESRGYAKECMEDELAHTRGAKPVQVGNWKCVYWAESFQENGNWYTTHFWITGQGAVSVECSFTVVKGENIKVAEEIIASLRVRRDDEKSWKAVIPVRILEINGINEAYDWAVLTIKKQLTKDFTGCEADIDRIQQVMDSGRFKSEQRQAWESFGIAFGTILVNEMDGMDWVTVIDGKQEYPALRFADTEVMVYPTKLVWDAVRNGKTCNLKDEYLRIRTEVEKALSK
- a CDS encoding ABC-F family ATP-binding cassette domain-containing protein yields the protein MVSYLQVENLTKSFGDLLLFQNISFGVAQGQRIGLVAKNGSGKTTLLNILAGKEGYDGGQITYRRDLRVGYLEQSPVYPEELTVLEACFSHGNAVAEVIKEYERCMATPGNPGLDVLLEQMEHEKAWDYERQVKQILSQLKIRDFNQQVKHLSGGQLKRVALANVLITEPDLLILDEPTNHLDLDMTEWLEGYLSRSKLSLLMVTHDRYFLDRVCDEIMEIDNCRLYSYKGNYSYYLEKRQERMDATNAEIARANNLYRTELEWMRRMPQARGHKARYREEAFYELEKVAKQRMYDANVKLDVKASYIGSKIFEADHLCKRFGDLTILDDFSYIFSRYEKMGIIGNNGTGKSTFIKILMGLEKPDSGTLDIGETVRFGYYSQEGLKFDEQMKVIDVITSVAEVIEMGNGKRLTASQFLQHFLFSPEKQHNYVYKLSGGERRRLYLCMVLMKNPNFLVLDEPTNDLDIVTLQVLEEYLQHFKGCVIVVSHDRYFMDKVVNHLLVFNGQGDIRDFPGNYTDYREWKAAKAVHEKEASPQPKREKKPQRERPEGKRRMTFKERKEFEQLEQEIAALEEEKKSIETALCSGALGVEELTEKSKRLPVLNEELDEKTMRWLELSEIEG
- a CDS encoding RidA family protein, encoding MKKVIFTEEAPAAIGPYSQAIEANGMVFVSGQLPVDPATGEFAPGGVAEQTTQSFENIKNILAEAGLTTAHIVKTTVFLADMALFADMNAVYAKYFDGDYPARSAVAVKALPKGALVEVECIAVR
- a CDS encoding iron-sulfur cluster assembly scaffold protein; the protein is MTYSHEVEHMCCVAKGPNHGPAPIPEEGKWIQAKEIKDISGLTHGVGWCAPQQGTCKLTLNVKEGVIEECLVETIGCSGMTHSAAMASEILPGKTILEALNTDLVCDAINTAMRELFLQIVYGRTQSAFSEGGLMIGAGLEDLGKGLRSQVGTLYGTKAKGTRYLELTEGYITRMALDKDNQVIGYEYVHMGKFMEQVKKGVDANEALKAVTGTYGRFKPEQGAVKYIDPRKE
- the rho gene encoding transcription termination factor Rho gives rise to the protein MYNIIQLNDKDLSELQQIAKELGLKKTSTLQKEELVYRILDEQAIVGATKKATTGKTNEERKEGQPRKRSRISVKKEGDKVYTATKDKAQKLEASTPPLPAPAPLFKTENVIAATGTSENQPETVPAPENEEKPKPKRGRKPGSKNKSSVEKEQPQVSNDIENTIPEQTEASPAMPDNAELPELNMDEGDDFIAIEDLPSEKIELPTELLGKFEATKMEQPIVPDKDNKSNNNRYQSRQQRHNNRQANGRPNQPAQASADTPQATAAAPEAATAKPAEKLYEFDDILKGSGVLEIMPDGYGFLRSSDYNYLSSPDDIYVSQSQIKLFGLKTGDVVDGTIRPPKEGEKYFPLVKVSKINGLPPELVRDRVPFDHLTPLFPDEKFKLCKGYDDNLSVRIVDLFAPIGKGQRALIVAQPKTGKTILMKDIANAIAANHPEVYMIMLLIDERPEEVTDMSRSVNAEVIASTFDEPAERHVKIAGIVLEKAKRMVECGHDVVIFLDSITRLARAYNTVSPASGKVLSGGVDANALHKPKRFFGAARNIEGGGSLTIIATALIDTGSKMDEVIFEEFKGTGNMELQLDRNLSNKRIFPAVNLTASSTRRDDLLLDKTTLDRMWILRKFLADMNPIEAMNSVKEHLEKTKDNDEFLMSMNS